A genomic window from Elaeis guineensis isolate ETL-2024a chromosome 3, EG11, whole genome shotgun sequence includes:
- the LOC140856184 gene encoding aspartic proteinase nepenthesin-2-like, with the protein MGMLDVPGDFIWTQCVPCPNCTPSLGPLYDPSRSSTRSTFSCSSIECLGLQGHKCVGNDTCEYIRTNEYGVQTSGVLTSDVFTINGVAYTNMPFDCGSDNSFSTKPAVARVGLSGSDMFSLVFRFNSGPFAFSHCFRKDWENPSVNTSQ; encoded by the coding sequence ATGGGGATGCTGGATGTGCCGggcgacttcatctggactcaaTGCGTGCCGTGTCCCAACTGCACCCCGTCTCTAGGCCCCCTCTATGATCCCTCCAGGTCCTCGACACGCAGCACCTTCTCCTGCTCGTCGATCGAATGCCTTGGTCTCCAGGGACATAAATGTGTTGGCAACGACACCTGTGAGTACATCCGTACCAACGAATATGGCGTGCAGACCAGCGGTGTGCTCACCTCCGATGTATTCACCATCAACGGCGTCGCCTACACTAACATGCCTTTCGATTGCGGCAGCGACAATTCCTTCTCGACGAAACCAGCAGTGGCAAGGGTGGGCCTCAGCGGGAGCGACATGTTCTCGCTcgtgtttagatttaattctggACCATTTGCCTTCTCCCACTGCTTTAGGAAGGACTGGGAGAACCCCTCCGTGAACACCTCCCAGTGA